One window of the Mycobacterium sp. SVM_VP21 genome contains the following:
- a CDS encoding DUF732 domain-containing protein, with protein sequence MIARTAAWEKGSGLAMLGDRSPGLAVSPIILMVLLVGLIKVPAVHADAVDTTFLGALNSKGIDFANGQSAVIAGHEVCDELDSGRQKNDVVSEVMQSSQLDGYHAGFFVGVSVSAFCPRHHG encoded by the coding sequence ATGATTGCCCGGACCGCGGCGTGGGAGAAAGGTTCGGGGTTGGCCATGCTCGGAGATCGCTCACCCGGGTTGGCGGTTTCGCCGATCATCTTGATGGTGCTACTGGTCGGCCTCATCAAGGTTCCCGCCGTGCACGCCGATGCGGTCGACACCACTTTCCTGGGCGCGCTCAACTCCAAGGGCATCGACTTCGCCAATGGTCAGTCGGCGGTCATCGCCGGCCATGAGGTCTGCGACGAGCTCGACAGCGGCCGGCAGAAGAACGATGTGGTGTCCGAAGTGATGCAGAGCAGTCAGCTCGACGGCTACCACGCCGGTTTCTTCGTCGGGGTCAGCGTCAGCGCGTTCTGCCCGAGGCATCACGGCTAA